CATATGATGGTGGATATTTGTATGATATGTACTCTTTATTTTTAAACTCAAATGATGGTGAGGAATTTGGACAGTGGATAATATCAAAAAATGCAGCACATGAAATTTATACACCAATATATGAAGATGTTGTTTTAGAATTTGATGATTTAAAAAGAAAATATGGATATGTAAATTTTGATGATTTACTTATTTTAATGTTAAATACTTTAAAAGAGAAAGATTTTGACTTTAAAGAGATATTAGTTGATGAATATCAAGATACAAACCCTCTACAAGGAAGATTACTTGATGCTTTTAAACCAAAATCACTTTTTTGTGTAGGAGATTACGACCAAAGTATATATGCTTTTAATGGTTCAGATATTGGAATTATTTCTACATTTTCAAGACGGTATAAAGGTGCAAATGTATATACATTGAGAAAAAATTATCGCTCTTCAAAACCAATATTAGATTTAGCTACAAAAGTAATAGAATATAATGAAAGAATTTATGAAAAAAATCTAGAAGTAATGAGAACAGATGTTGATATAAAACCAAAACTTTTAGCTTTTAATGAGCTGTTTGGTCAATATGAATATATCTCAAAGCTTATATCTCAAAGTAGTACACCACACAATGAAGTAGCAATTATATTTAGAAATAACTCAAGTGCAGATGGAATAGAAGTAAACTTAAGAGAGTTTGGAATTCCTGCTAGAAGAAAAGGTGGAATGTCTTTTTTCGATGCAGTTGAAGTAAAATTTATTTTAGATATTTTGATGATGCACTTATCTCACAATGATATGATGGCATTTATTCATGTGATTGAATATGGTAAGGGAATTGGAAAAGCAATAGCTAAAGATATATTTGATGCCTTAATCAAATTAGGTCATGGAAAATTGTTTGAAGGTCTATTTAATCCAGATGATAAAATAAAAAATCCATATGAATCAAATAAAGTAAAAAATATTCAATTAGGATTATTTGATGATTTTATTGAATTAGGAAGTCTTGCAAAATTTAAAGATTGTGGTTTTGAAGAGAAGTTTTTATCAAATCCAATTTTAAAGCATCCAAAACTTAGTGTTGAGGGTGCAAACTATTTATATGATTTTTATAAATTAATTAGAGATTTAAGAAGAATAAAAAATCCATCAACAAAAATAGAAAATATTGTAAAAAGTCCTTTATTTGAGAGAATTAAAGAGATTGTTTCAACAAAAAGAGCTACACAAAAAGATGGTACAGTTAATTTAGAGTTGAAAAATAATGCAATTTCAAAAATAAATAGAAAAACAGTTTTATTAAAAAGATTATCTACTCATTATAGTGATTTATCAAAATTTATTAATTCTATGGTTTTAGGTGGAAGTGAGATGAGTGAAGGAGATGGTGTAAATTTACTATCTGTTCATGCAAGTAAAGGTCTAGAATTTAAAGAAGTATATGTAATTGATTTGATGGATGGAAGATTCCCAAATAGAAAACTTATGAGTAAAGGTGGAAGCTTAGAAGAAGAAAGAAGACTTTTTTATGTTGCTGTAACAAGAGCAAAAGATATTTTATATCTTAGCTTTGCTAAATATGACAGAATTAAAAAATTAGATTTTATTCATTCACCATTTTTAAAAGAAGCAGGACTAATAAGAAAAGAAGAGTAGTAAAAACTAAATTAAGTTAAGTCTACTTCTTACTACATTTTTCCCTGAGTTTTTAGCATGATACAAGTGATTATCAGCTTTTTTTAGCATCTCATCTATATTTGATACATTTTTCATATCAGCAACTCCAAAACTTGCAGTTATTCTTATAATATCAGTTTTTGTAACTATTTCTATTTTTTCAATACAAGTTCTTATATAATCAACTTTTTTAATTGCTTCACTTAATGGAATGTCTTTGAATAAAATAGAGAACTCTTCTCCTCCAAGTCTTCCAAAGACTGTGTCATCTTCAATACAATCTTTAATGCATTTACTAAAAGTTACCAAAACTTTATCACCTAAATCATGTCCATAAGTATCATTTAACTTTTTAAAATTATCTATATCAATCATAACTGCACAAAGTTCACTATCTTTTTCTCTTGCAACATTATAAGCATTGTTAGCATGCATAAAAAAATGTCTTCTATTCATAGTTTTAGTTAAGAAGTCTGTATGGGCTAAATCATATAACTTTAAGTTAACTTTCTCAAGTTCTGTTAATGTTGCTTTTATTTGAAAAGTTCTCTCTTCAACTTTATCTTCAAGTTCATTATTTTGCTCTTTTACTATCTTTTGATATAGGTATGTTATATAAAATAAAATGATTAAAAATATAATCACAATTGCTATAAAAATATAGATTGTATTTTTTCCTTCATTTGATAGTGTTGCTTTATTTTTTGTTTTTAAAGAGAATAAAAAGTTCCCATCATTACCATAAAAACTAATAGTATTCTGTATTTTTATATTATTAAAATTTGTATATACATCTATTTTTTTGAAGTTTTTCGAGCTAAAGTCTAAATCTTTTTTTCTATTTATAATATGATTTTTTTGCACATTAATAGATGAAAAGTTACTACCAAACTTTTTCAAATCACTATTATCTATTTGTTTAATGATATATAAGAAAGAGTTATCTTTCATTTCTCTTTTTGATACAAATACTAAAGTGTTATTAAACTGTTTAATTATGTTAAAATTTGTAACATTAGGAAAAATTTCTAAAAAATCTTTTTTTATAAAATCTTTATATTTAGTCTCAAAATTCTTAGTCTCGATTTGTTCCACTTTATTATTATTTTCAATTAATAGTAAATCAAAATTTAGACTTTTTAAAGAGTTTTTAACTCTAGTTTGATTAGAAAAATCTAAATCTGTTTTTAACAGAAAATTGACTCTTTTTGAATTAGAATCAATATTTTCTTCAAAAGAATTAATTAAAGTATTAATATATTTTATATTTTGATTTCTTTCAATTTTTAAATAGTTGTCTACAAGTAAACAGTAGACAAAAGACAGAAAAATAGCCGTTAGTAGACTAATTAAGGAAATAAAAAAGATAGTTTTATTTTTTAAAATTCTCTTCACAAATACCAGACTTTCTATTGATTTTTTTTATGCAGATGCATTTTACCAAAAAATTATAAAAAAACTATAATTTATGACTTAAATAATAAAAATAATAAAAATATATCTATTTCATGAGATTATTTACAGAATAATTATTTTAAATTATAAACAAAATTCATTTAAGCAATAAATAATAATAGAGTTATAAAAAAATTTAAAATACCTAAAAAAATTAGTAGGGTTTACTTTAGGTAAAAAATAAAAAAAATATTCTATTCTAAAAAGCAAACTGGAAATAAAAATTAAATTCTTTAAAATGCTACTATTATGCTATTTTTTTTTGATATAATTTTTTTAGTGATAAGAAAAAGTAATAATCAAAAAGTTGATTGTTATTAAGTATTACTATGTTTCTAGGAAGATTTTACTGTTGGTATCATTTAGGGAGGTTCTAAAATGAAAAACAATAAGGCTGTAAAAGTTGAGTTAAGTAGTAACTCTGATAAAAATCTTACGAGAAGAGATTTTTTTAAGAAGAGTTTATTATATTCTGCTGGTGCTCTTGGGACTACTTCTGTATTAACTCCTTCTTTGCTAAGTGCAAATGAAAAAGAGATTATAGAAGAAGCTCCTTGGGGAACTAAGTTAGGTGACCCAGTTGATAAAAATTTATATGGTATTCCATCTGCTTATGAACATAATAACATAAGAAGAACACACGATTTATTATCATCTGGTGATTCATATGCTTCTATTTCTATGTGTCCTATTCATGAGTCTGAAGGGATTATAACTCCTAATGGGTTATTTTTTACAAGAAACCATGGTGGAACTGCGCAAGTAGATCCAAATAAATGGAGACTTATGATTCATGGAAAAGTTAAGAAGCCAATAGTACTAACTTTAGAGGATTTAAAAAAATATCCTAGTGAAACTAGAATACATTTTATTGAATGTCCAGCAAATGGTAGTCCAGAATGGAGAGGACCACAATTTAATAGTTTACAGTTTATGAAAGGTATGATGAGTTCAGCACAATGGACAGGAGTTATGCTTAAAACTATTTTAGAGGATGTTGGTCTAGATAAAGATGCTGTTTGGATGTTAGCTGAAGGTAGTGATGATGCTGGTAATCCAAGAACAATTCCTGTTGATAAAGCACTTGATGATGTTATGGTTGCTTGGGCTCAAAATGGTGAAGCTTTAAGACCAGAACAAGGTTATCCAGTTAGATTAATTGTTCCAGGATGGGAAGGTAACTTAAATACTAAATGGTTAAAAAGATT
The window above is part of the Arcobacter sp. CECT 8986 genome. Proteins encoded here:
- a CDS encoding GGDEF domain-containing protein, which translates into the protein MKRILKNKTIFFISLISLLTAIFLSFVYCLLVDNYLKIERNQNIKYINTLINSFEENIDSNSKRVNFLLKTDLDFSNQTRVKNSLKSLNFDLLLIENNNKVEQIETKNFETKYKDFIKKDFLEIFPNVTNFNIIKQFNNTLVFVSKREMKDNSFLYIIKQIDNSDLKKFGSNFSSINVQKNHIINRKKDLDFSSKNFKKIDVYTNFNNIKIQNTISFYGNDGNFLFSLKTKNKATLSNEGKNTIYIFIAIVIIFLIILFYITYLYQKIVKEQNNELEDKVEERTFQIKATLTELEKVNLKLYDLAHTDFLTKTMNRRHFFMHANNAYNVAREKDSELCAVMIDIDNFKKLNDTYGHDLGDKVLVTFSKCIKDCIEDDTVFGRLGGEEFSILFKDIPLSEAIKKVDYIRTCIEKIEIVTKTDIIRITASFGVADMKNVSNIDEMLKKADNHLYHAKNSGKNVVRSRLNLI
- a CDS encoding ATP-dependent helicase produces the protein MPLSNLNKEQLEAATCTPGYNLIIASAGTGKTSTIVGRIANLINNGIKPEEILLLTFTNKAAAEMVQRIAKYFGKDIAQSIMAGTFHSVSYKLLKKLEINITLKQPNELKTLFKSLYEKRVFYNRDDEANPYDGGYLYDMYSLFLNSNDGEEFGQWIISKNAAHEIYTPIYEDVVLEFDDLKRKYGYVNFDDLLILMLNTLKEKDFDFKEILVDEYQDTNPLQGRLLDAFKPKSLFCVGDYDQSIYAFNGSDIGIISTFSRRYKGANVYTLRKNYRSSKPILDLATKVIEYNERIYEKNLEVMRTDVDIKPKLLAFNELFGQYEYISKLISQSSTPHNEVAIIFRNNSSADGIEVNLREFGIPARRKGGMSFFDAVEVKFILDILMMHLSHNDMMAFIHVIEYGKGIGKAIAKDIFDALIKLGHGKLFEGLFNPDDKIKNPYESNKVKNIQLGLFDDFIELGSLAKFKDCGFEEKFLSNPILKHPKLSVEGANYLYDFYKLIRDLRRIKNPSTKIENIVKSPLFERIKEIVSTKRATQKDGTVNLELKNNAISKINRKTVLLKRLSTHYSDLSKFINSMVLGGSEMSEGDGVNLLSVHASKGLEFKEVYVIDLMDGRFPNRKLMSKGGSLEEERRLFYVAVTRAKDILYLSFAKYDRIKKLDFIHSPFLKEAGLIRKEE
- the soxC gene encoding sulfite dehydrogenase yields the protein MKNNKAVKVELSSNSDKNLTRRDFFKKSLLYSAGALGTTSVLTPSLLSANEKEIIEEAPWGTKLGDPVDKNLYGIPSAYEHNNIRRTHDLLSSGDSYASISMCPIHESEGIITPNGLFFTRNHGGTAQVDPNKWRLMIHGKVKKPIVLTLEDLKKYPSETRIHFIECPANGSPEWRGPQFNSLQFMKGMMSSAQWTGVMLKTILEDVGLDKDAVWMLAEGSDDAGNPRTIPVDKALDDVMVAWAQNGEALRPEQGYPVRLIVPGWEGNLNTKWLKRLEFSDKPWHSKEETSKYTMLQKSGKAIRYFWVNEVNSVITSPCPEKPWTHLKKGDLVEIEGLAWSGSGTIKHVDVSFDGGDNWVEANLKGLVLPKSWTRFSYIMRWEGKPLLLASRATDDVGRTQPTIDEETSKVGVESVYHRNAIVTWEITKKGECNNVQIRKHKKA